ATGGCAATATTCCCAAAAGTAGCAAGTATGTTTGCTCAAGCATTTGCACCTATAACAGAAGCAGCTAGAAAGATTATGCAGAAAGCTGGAAATCGTGAGTGGTATATAGCAGTAAATGATGCTGTAGGATATGGGGAACCTGCAACTTTAATATCAGGTCTTATCTTAATTCCAATAATGCTTGTAGTGGCTATGATACTTCCAGGGAATCAAGTATTACCAGTTGTAGACCTACTTGCAATTCCATATATGGTACAAGGCTTAGTTGCAGTACATAATGGTAATATACCAAAAGTAATAGTTTCAGGTATAATATGGTTTGGATTAGGATTATATATATGTACATCTACAGCTCCATTATTTACAGATATGGCTACAAGTGTAGGTGTTGCTATACCAGCTGGAGCTATGCTTATAACAAGTTTCAATATACTAGGAAAACCTTTGATGGGGTTAGTGTTCTTTGCATTCTTAAGTGCAAATCCAATTTATATAGGATTAGCAGTTGTAATTTATTTTGTCCTATGGGCATTATTTAGAAAGAATAAAACAAGTATACTTGAATATTTAGAGAAACAAGCACTTAAAAATGTTGCAGAAGAACCTGTAGTAGCATAGCTTAAGTTCATTAAAATATAAGAATACAATAAATTAAGAAATCTATAGTTGATTTTATAGAAGTATCAGAGATTATCTGAAAAACTATAAATGAAATGTAGATTTCTTTTTATTTTGACAAATATTAGGATTCTGTTTTATTACATTCAACTATTATTTTATGAATTTTATTTTGTTGTTTAAAACATACTTTTTTATATTTATACAATAATGTAATTTGATTTTATAAAATGTATTATATACTGTCAAAATGCTTTGTATATAAGGTATTTGCAGAGATAGATTATTTGTTTTTTGTATGGCATAAATATTGCTATATATAAGTGTATAGCATGAAGGGAGAGGTTTATATGGCAAATAAGATGAGAGCATCAGTACTATACAATATAGGTGATGTTAGGTATGAAATGGTTGATATACCAGAAATAACAGATGGAGAAGTACTTGTAAATGTTAAATATGTTGGAATATGTGGCTCAGATTTACCTAGGTCTATGGTTAGTGGATTAAGTGGAGGGGCAGCATATCCATTAATTTTAGGACATGAGTTTTCTGGTGAAGTTGCTAAAGTAGGGTCAAAAGTAAAGAATATTAAAGTAGGAGACAGAGTAGCTGTTGCTCCATTAGTTCCTTGCGGAGAATGTAGTTATTGTAAAGAGGGGAATTTTGGATTATGTAATGACTATAATATAATTGGGACAAGAGTAAATGGAGCTTTGGCAGAGTATGTGAAAGTTCCTGAAGAGCATATTTTAAAATTACCAGATACATTAGATTATGAAACTGCTGCTGGGATTGAACCAGCAACTATAGCATATCATGGGATTGCAAAAGCAGATATTAAGGTAGGAGATAGTGTAGTTGTGCTAGGATGTGGTCCGATAGGTCAGTTTGCTTTACAATGGGCAAAGGTTTTTGGAGCATCTAAAATTATAGCTGTTGATATTTTTAATGAAAAGTTAGAACTTTCTAAAGGTTTAGGAGCAAACTATATAGTAAATTCAAAAGAAGTAAATGCAATTGAAGAAATAAAAAAAATAACTAATGGTGGTGCTGATGTTGTCATAGAGACTGCTGGCAGTAGGTTTACTCAAGAGCAATCTCTACTTATAACAAAAAAAAGAGGCACTATAGTATTTGTAGGTATTTCGCACACAGAATTACCACTTAGTGCAAAAGCTGCTGAGAGTATATTACGTGGAGAACTTACTTTGAAAGGTTCTTGGAATTCATATACAAGCCCTTATCCTGGAAGAGCATGGACAGCAACCTTAGATTTTATGGGAAAAGGAGATATTATTTTTACACCAATGATTTCACATAAAATAGGCCTTAATGAAGTAGGAGAATTTCTGCATAAAATGGCAAATAGAGAAATAAATTTTAATAAAATCCTAGTAGAAATATAAAATTTAAGAGGTATAAAAGATGAATAAAAAATTAAAACAAATAGCTAAAAATATAAGAATAAGTATTATAAAAAGTATAACAGAAGCGAAGTCTGGACACCCAGGAGGTTCACTGTCAATAGTAGATATCTTAACTGTATTGTATTTTGAAAAAATGAATATAGACCCTATAAAGTTTAATGATGAAAATAGAGATAGGTTTGTATTATCAAAAGGACATTCTGCACCAGCACTATATGCAACTTTGGCAGAAAGAGGTTATTTTGAAAAGAACGATTTAATGAGTTTAAGAAAATTTGGTTCTAAGTTACAAGGACATCCAGACATGAAAAAAGTAGCAGGAATAGATATGTCTACTGGTTCTCTTGGTCAAGGATTGTCTGTTGCAAATGGTATGGCATTAGCTGGTAAATTAGATAATAAAAGCTATAAAGTATACACTATTTTAGGAGATGGCGAGATTCAAGAAGGGCAAATATGGGAAGCTGCAATGACAGCATCACATTACAAATTAGATAATTTAATTGCATTTGTTGACTTAAATGGATTACAAATAGATGGTTCTAATGAAGAAGTAATGAATGTTAGTCCAGTAGATGATAAATTTAAATCTTTTGGATGGAATGTAATAGTAATAAATGGACATTGTTTTGACGAAATAGGAAATGCAATAGATGAAGCTAAAAAAGTTATAGGAAAGCCAACAGTAATAATAGCTAAGACTGTAAAAGGTAAAGGTGTTTCATTTATGGAAAATAATGCTGCATGGCATGGTTCGGCACCAAACAATGAACAAGCAGTTGAGGCATTAAAAGATTTAGAAGGAGGATTAAATTAATGGGAATAGCAACTAGAGAAGCTTATGGTCAAGCATTAAAAGAACTTGCAGAAAATAAAGATATAGTAGTATTGGATGCAGACTTAGGAAAAGCTACAAAAAGTATATCATTTAAAGAAGTTGCCCCAGATAGATTTTTTGATATGGGAATAGCAGAAGGGGATATGATTGGCACATCAGCAGGTCTTGCTACTTGTGGGAAAATACCTTTTGCAAGTACTTTTGCGATATTTGCAGCAGGAAGGGCTTATGAACAAATAAGAAACTCTGTAGCATATCCAAATTTAAATGTTAAAATAGCAGCTACTCATGCAGGAGTAACAGTAGGAGAAGATGGAGGGAGTCATCAATCTATAGAAGATATATCTTTAATGAGAGGTATACCAAATATGGTTATCCTAAATCCTGCTGATGGAATAGAAGCAAAAAAAGCAATATTTTCTGCTGTAGATTACAATGGGCCTGTATATATAAGACTTGGAAGAGCAAATACTGAAGATATACATAATGATGATTATAATTTTAAAATTGGAAAGGGCGAGATTCTTAGACAAGGTTCTGATGTAGCTATAATTGCAACTGGGATAATGGTTTCAAAAGCTATTAAATCTGCTGAATTATTAAGTGAAGAGGGAATTGAAGCTATGGTAGTTAATATATCAACTATAAAGCCAATTGATAGTGAACTAATAGTAAAAGCAGCTAAAAATACTGATAAGGTGGTAACTGTAGAGGAGCACAGTGTAATAGGTGGATTGGGCTCTGCTGTTACAGAAGTTTTAAGTGAGAAATATCCTGTTGTAGTAAAAAGAATAGGTATAAATGATGAATTTGGTCAATCAGGAAATCCAGAATCTCTATTAAAATATTATGGATTGACTGTAGAAAATATAGTTAGTATTGTAAAAGAATTTTAAGTAAAGATAATCAATAATAAAAGTAAATTAAACATAAATTTTATCAATAAAATATAGGAGGAATCAAAATGTTAGAGGCTCTAAAAGAAGAAGTGTTAAAAGCAAATCTAGAATTACCTAAAAAAGGATTAATCACTTATACATGGGGAAATGTAAGTGGAATAGATAGAGAAAAAGGGTTAGTAGTAATAAAACCAAGTGGTGTTGAGTATGATAATATGACTGTAGAAGATATGGTAGTAGTTGATTTGGATGGGAATATAGTAGATGGTAAATTAAGACCTTCTTCAGACACTCCAACTCATCTAGTTTTATATAAAGAGTTTGAGGAATTAGGAGGGATAGTGCATACACATTCAAGCTGGGCTACAACTTGGGCTCAAATAGGTAAATCTATACCAGCATGTGGGACTACTCATGCAGATTATTTTTATGGAAGTATACCATGCACTAGAAAAATGACTAGAGAAGAAATAAGTAGTGAATATGAAAGAGAAACTGGCAATGTAATTGTTGAAGAATTTATGGGGAAAAACCCAATACACTGCCCAGGAGTAATTGTAAATGACCATGGTCCTTTTACTTGGGGAAAAAATGCAAAAGAGGCTGTTCATAATGCAGTGGTGTTAGAAGAAGTTGCAAAAATGGCATATTATACAGAATTAATGAGTCATGAGAATACTATGGATAGAGTACTTATGAACAAGCATTTTTCAAGAAAACATGGTAAAAATGCATACTATGGTCAAAAATAACTGTCTGGAGGTAAATTATGCTAGAATCTTTAAAAGTTAAAATTGTGGAAGTAGCAATTAAAGCAGAGCGTTATGGCTTGTGTAAAGAAAAAGCTGGTAATTTTAGCGTTAGAGATAAGGATACTGGATATATACTTATAACACCTTCAGGTATAGGAAGAGAAGAATTGAAAACAGAACACATTTGTGTATTAGACTTGGATGGGAATGTAATAGAAGCTGAGAAAGGCATTAAACCCAGTAGTGAGGTGCTAATGCATATTGAAATATACAAAGTGAGAGCAAATGTAAATGCTGTATCACATACACATTCTCTATATGCAACAGCATTTTCAGTGGCAAATAAACCAATTATACCAATTGTATATGAGTCAGTTAATTATGGTGGTTATGTAGACATAGCTCCATATGAAAGACCAGGAACTTTAGAACTAGCTAAAAGGGTTTCAAAGTTATTATTAGATACGGATGCATGTTTATTAGAAAGACATGGATTGACAACTGTAAGTAATGACCTTGAAGATGCTTTGTTAAAATCGAGATATGTAGAAGAAGTAGCAGAAATATACTATAGGTCTTTAGTATTAAATCAATTTAAAGAACCCAAGACAGTGGATATTGATGAATTTAAAGCATGGAAATATCCAGAGGAAATAAAATTTTAATTAGGATAATATAAAACCCTAAATCGATTCTTATATTGGTTTAGGGTTCTATATTTTTTATTTATACATTTCTACTTATGCATTTCTTTTTAGTTGATTTTCTGGAGAATTTATATATTCAAAGTATTTCTTAGTTTCAGATACTATTATAGGTGATAGTGCAAGTAAAGCTATTAGGTTAGGTATTGCCATAAGTCCATTTACAATATCAGCAATTATCCAAACTACTTCTAATTTTAAGAATGCACCTAATAATACCATAGCTACAAATACAGTTCTATATCCATTCATACCTTTTACACCAAATAGGAATTCAAAACATCTTTCTCCGTAATAACTCCACCCCAAGATTGTAGTGAATGCAAATAGTGTTAAGCTAACTGTAAGTAATATTGGTCCAAATGTAGGAATAGCACCGTTAAAAGCTGCTTGAGTCATAACAGCACCATTTAAGTCTGAAGACCAAACTCCTGATATTACAAGAGAGAATCCAGTAAGTGTACAAATTATAATAGTATCTATAAAAGTTCCTGTCATAGATATAAGCCCTTGTTCTGCTGGCCACTCAGTTTTAGCTGCAGCTGCTGCTATTGGAGCACTACCTAAACCAGATTCATTTGAGAATACACCACGGGCAATACCATTTCTAATTGCTAGTGACATAGTTGCACCTAGAAAACCACCAGTTGCAGCAGTAGGTGTAAATGCACTTTTAATTATAAGTAGAAAAGTTTCAGGTATTTTATTCCAATAAGATATTAAAATGATTCCACATATTACAATATATATAACTGCCATGAAAGGTACTATTTTAGTAGCTACATTAGAGATACTTTTAAGACCTCCAAATACAACTAAAGCTACAAATACTGCCAGTACAACACCTGTAATTCTAGGGTCCACTCCAAAACTACTATTGATAGCGTCTGTTATTGAATTTACCTGAGTAAAAGTACCTATACCTAAAAGTGCAACTAATATACCACTTATAGCAAAGAATATTGCAAGAGGTCTCCATTTTTCGCCCATACCATTTACTATGTAGTACATAGGCCCACCAGATACTTGACCATTTTTATCTTTAGTTCTGTATTTTATTGCAAGTACACCTTCTGAGTATTTAGTAGCCATCCCAAAGAATGCAGCTATCCACATCCAAAAAAGTGCACCAGGTCCACCAGCTTTAATAGCTGTGGCAACACCAACAATATTACCAGTACCAACTGTAGCAGCTAATGCAGTACATAAAGCTGCAAAACTTGAAACATCACCAGTACCTTTATTTTCAGCAGAAAATATTAATTTAAGAGCACGTGGAAGTTTTGTTATTTGAACAACTCCAAGTCTAACAGTAAGTAATATACCAGTACCAACTAGTAGTACCAATAGGGGCGGTCCCCAAATAAAAGCGTCAACTTTGTTTAAAATATCAATTAGATTCATAAAAACACTCCCTCATTTTTTTGCTTTACACAATCAATAGAATTTTTAATGAAGTAATTGACAGGAAATTAGTATAATTTATTAATAATTTCTAGTGTAATAAAAAAAGCTAAATCTAAAATAGATTCAGCTCTGGATATACACTAATTAGCAACCAAAATAAAAGTATTAATAATACTAGTTTTGGTAGATAATCCCTGTCCTTTTGCCTGAGAGATTGAGCACAAATGCCTTGCCCCTTCGGCGCCCATAATGGGTCTCTCCAGAGTTCCGTAAATTTTACAGTCCTACTTTAAAAAGTACCTGAGAGTGTTACTCCTTCGGTGTGCCATATGGCAACTCTTCTATAAAATCTTAACCGGATATTGATTTGTCATAGCTTATTGTATTAATAATAGTAATATAAGTTTTTGTGTTTTGTCAACTAAAAAATTTAAAAACAGGGAAAAAATATAAAAACATAAGCCTAATTACGAATTATAAACTTATAAATATAAAAAATATACGTGAAAATAAATAGAATAGTAGGTGTGTAAATTAAGTGAAATATAAGTTTAGGATAAAAAAATAAGAAAATACTAAATAATTAATTAGAATTGATTTAATTATGGTAATATTATAGTTACGATATTAAGAAAAAGTCTATTTATTTAGCTTTTAAGTGTAGTGTAAGATTGAAGAAATAGAAAGGAAGTATTTTAAAATGGGAAAAATATTAGTACTAGCAGAAAAACCTTCTGTGGGAAGAGATATAGCAAAAGTTTTGGGTTCAAAAAATGAAAAAAATGGGTATATAGAGGGACCAAAGTATATTGTTACTTGGGCGCTAGGTCATTTGGTTACACTTGCTGACCCTGAAAGTTATGGAGAAAGATACAAATCATGGAGTTTAGAAGATTTACCAATACTTCCTAAGTATCTAAAGACGGTTGTAATAAAAAAAAGTGGAAAGCAGTTTAATACAGTAAAGGCTCAAATGAACAGAAATGATATAGATGAAATAGTTATAGCAACAGATGCAGGGAGAGAAGGAGAACTTGTAGCAAGATGGATAATAGAGAAATCTCAAGTAAAAAAACCTTTAAAACGTCTTTGGATTTCTTCAAGTACAGATAAAGCAATAAAAGAAGGGTTTGCAAAATTAAAAAGTGGTAAAGAATATGAAAATCTGTACTATTCAGCAATAGCACGAGCAGAAGCGGATTGGATTATTGGAATAAATGCAACTAGAGCTTTGACAACAAAGCATAATGCACAACTTTCTTGTGGAAGAGTGCAAACTCCTACTCTTGCTATGATACTGAAAAGAGAAGAAGAAATAAGAAATTTTAAGCCTAAAGAGTATTATGGATTGGAGATAATTGCAACAAAGGGCAACTCAGATATAAAGTTTATTTGGAATGATAAAAACAGTAGTTCCTCAACTTTTAGTAAAGAAAAGATAGAAGGTGTATCAAAAAAAGTAAAAGATTTAGATATTAAAATATCTGAAGTAAATAAATCATATAAGAAAAAATATTCGCCTGCACTTTATGATTTAACAGAATTACAAAGAGATGCAAATAAAATGTTTGGATTTTCAGCAAAAGAAACATTATCTATAATGCAAAAACTATACGAACATCATAAGGTGCTTACTTATCCTAGAACTGATTCTAGGTATCTAACTTCAGATATTGTTGGAACATTAAAAGATAGAATAAAAGCTGTAAATGTTAGTGATTACTCAAAGGTTTGTAATAAATTATTGAAAAGTAATATTACAGCTAATAAGTCTTTTGTCGATAATTCAAAAGTAACAGACCATCATGCTATAATACCAACAGAGCAAAAAGTGTTTATGAGTGACTTTACAGATAAAGAAAGAAAAATATATAATCTTGTCGTAAAAAGATTTTTGGCAGTGTTAAGCCCTCCTTTTGAATATGAACAGACAACTATAAATGCAACTATAGAGGGTGAGACATTTAAAGCTAAGGGCAATAAAGTAATAAATCTAGGTTGGAAAGAAAGCTACAAAGATATGGATGATGAAGATGATTATGAAAGCATTCCAAATATGTTGGAAAAAGACATTCTTAAAGTTAAAAATTTAAAGGTGACTTCAGGAAAGACAAATCCACCACCATACTTAAATGAGGCTACACTTTTAACATCTATGGAGAAAAGTGGACTTGGTACAGTTGCTACGAGAGCAGACATAATAGAAAAATTATTCAATTCGTTTTTGATGGAAAAGAAAAATAAAGATATATATATAACATCAAAAGGAAAACAACTATTAGATTTGGTTCCTGTGGACTTAAAGACACCAGAACTTACAGCATCATGGGAAAAGAAACTGCTGGATATTTCAAAAGGTAAGCTTAATAAAAATACATTTATAAATGATATGAAAGATTACTCAAAAGCTATTGTGTTAGAAGTAAAAAGCAGTGATAGCAAATTTAAACATGATAATTTAACTAAAAATAGATGTCCAGAATGTGGCAAATTTATGTTAGAGGTAAATGGTAAGAAAGGTAAAATGTTAATTT
This sequence is a window from Clostridioides difficile. Protein-coding genes within it:
- a CDS encoding transketolase family protein; the encoded protein is MGIATREAYGQALKELAENKDIVVLDADLGKATKSISFKEVAPDRFFDMGIAEGDMIGTSAGLATCGKIPFASTFAIFAAGRAYEQIRNSVAYPNLNVKIAATHAGVTVGEDGGSHQSIEDISLMRGIPNMVILNPADGIEAKKAIFSAVDYNGPVYIRLGRANTEDIHNDDYNFKIGKGEILRQGSDVAIIATGIMVSKAIKSAELLSEEGIEAMVVNISTIKPIDSELIVKAAKNTDKVVTVEEHSVIGGLGSAVTEVLSEKYPVVVKRIGINDEFGQSGNPESLLKYYGLTVENIVSIVKEF
- a CDS encoding class II aldolase/adducin family protein, with protein sequence MLESLKVKIVEVAIKAERYGLCKEKAGNFSVRDKDTGYILITPSGIGREELKTEHICVLDLDGNVIEAEKGIKPSSEVLMHIEIYKVRANVNAVSHTHSLYATAFSVANKPIIPIVYESVNYGGYVDIAPYERPGTLELAKRVSKLLLDTDACLLERHGLTTVSNDLEDALLKSRYVEEVAEIYYRSLVLNQFKEPKTVDIDEFKAWKYPEEIKF
- a CDS encoding DNA topoisomerase III, with product MGKILVLAEKPSVGRDIAKVLGSKNEKNGYIEGPKYIVTWALGHLVTLADPESYGERYKSWSLEDLPILPKYLKTVVIKKSGKQFNTVKAQMNRNDIDEIVIATDAGREGELVARWIIEKSQVKKPLKRLWISSSTDKAIKEGFAKLKSGKEYENLYYSAIARAEADWIIGINATRALTTKHNAQLSCGRVQTPTLAMILKREEEIRNFKPKEYYGLEIIATKGNSDIKFIWNDKNSSSSTFSKEKIEGVSKKVKDLDIKISEVNKSYKKKYSPALYDLTELQRDANKMFGFSAKETLSIMQKLYEHHKVLTYPRTDSRYLTSDIVGTLKDRIKAVNVSDYSKVCNKLLKSNITANKSFVDNSKVTDHHAIIPTEQKVFMSDFTDKERKIYNLVVKRFLAVLSPPFEYEQTTINATIEGETFKAKGNKVINLGWKESYKDMDDEDDYESIPNMLEKDILKVKNLKVTSGKTNPPPYLNEATLLTSMEKSGLGTVATRADIIEKLFNSFLMEKKNKDIYITSKGKQLLDLVPVDLKTPELTASWEKKLLDISKGKLNKNTFINDMKDYSKAIVLEVKSSDSKFKHDNLTKNRCPECGKFMLEVNGKKGKMLICEDRECNTRKTISQTTNSRCPNCHKKLELRGEGEGKIFTCSCGYREKLSSFNKRKQEEKKKASKKDVNQYIKNQNKNQEVFNNPFAEALAKLKK
- a CDS encoding transketolase; the protein is MNKKLKQIAKNIRISIIKSITEAKSGHPGGSLSIVDILTVLYFEKMNIDPIKFNDENRDRFVLSKGHSAPALYATLAERGYFEKNDLMSLRKFGSKLQGHPDMKKVAGIDMSTGSLGQGLSVANGMALAGKLDNKSYKVYTILGDGEIQEGQIWEAAMTASHYKLDNLIAFVDLNGLQIDGSNEEVMNVSPVDDKFKSFGWNVIVINGHCFDEIGNAIDEAKKVIGKPTVIIAKTVKGKGVSFMENNAAWHGSAPNNEQAVEALKDLEGGLN
- a CDS encoding galactitol-1-phosphate 5-dehydrogenase; amino-acid sequence: MANKMRASVLYNIGDVRYEMVDIPEITDGEVLVNVKYVGICGSDLPRSMVSGLSGGAAYPLILGHEFSGEVAKVGSKVKNIKVGDRVAVAPLVPCGECSYCKEGNFGLCNDYNIIGTRVNGALAEYVKVPEEHILKLPDTLDYETAAGIEPATIAYHGIAKADIKVGDSVVVLGCGPIGQFALQWAKVFGASKIIAVDIFNEKLELSKGLGANYIVNSKEVNAIEEIKKITNGGADVVIETAGSRFTQEQSLLITKKRGTIVFVGISHTELPLSAKAAESILRGELTLKGSWNSYTSPYPGRAWTATLDFMGKGDIIFTPMISHKIGLNEVGEFLHKMANREINFNKILVEI
- the araD gene encoding L-ribulose-5-phosphate 4-epimerase, which codes for MLEALKEEVLKANLELPKKGLITYTWGNVSGIDREKGLVVIKPSGVEYDNMTVEDMVVVDLDGNIVDGKLRPSSDTPTHLVLYKEFEELGGIVHTHSSWATTWAQIGKSIPACGTTHADYFYGSIPCTRKMTREEISSEYERETGNVIVEEFMGKNPIHCPGVIVNDHGPFTWGKNAKEAVHNAVVLEEVAKMAYYTELMSHENTMDRVLMNKHFSRKHGKNAYYGQK
- a CDS encoding sodium:alanine symporter family protein codes for the protein MNLIDILNKVDAFIWGPPLLVLLVGTGILLTVRLGVVQITKLPRALKLIFSAENKGTGDVSSFAALCTALAATVGTGNIVGVATAIKAGGPGALFWMWIAAFFGMATKYSEGVLAIKYRTKDKNGQVSGGPMYYIVNGMGEKWRPLAIFFAISGILVALLGIGTFTQVNSITDAINSSFGVDPRITGVVLAVFVALVVFGGLKSISNVATKIVPFMAVIYIVICGIILISYWNKIPETFLLIIKSAFTPTAATGGFLGATMSLAIRNGIARGVFSNESGLGSAPIAAAAAKTEWPAEQGLISMTGTFIDTIIICTLTGFSLVISGVWSSDLNGAVMTQAAFNGAIPTFGPILLTVSLTLFAFTTILGWSYYGERCFEFLFGVKGMNGYRTVFVAMVLLGAFLKLEVVWIIADIVNGLMAIPNLIALLALSPIIVSETKKYFEYINSPENQLKRNA